Proteins encoded together in one Variovorax paradoxus EPS window:
- a CDS encoding FAD-binding oxidoreductase, with translation MDAVVSPPARAKKRRAPSSELLAQLQRRFGERCSTSQAVLLQHGTDESAYLPQPPDAVVFVQSTDEVAFVVRACARERVPVIGFGVGSSVEGHLLAVEGGVCVDFSQMNKVLAIRSDDLTATVEAGVTRGQLNTALLETGFFFSVDPGADASIGGMVATAASGTNTVRYGTMRDNLVSLTVVTANGDVVRTASQARKSSAGYNLTQLYCGSEGTLGLITEATVRLHPHPEAYAAAVVHFPTVAAAVDCVIESIQMGVPLARAEMLDALTIRAVNAHSRTALHESPTLFLEFGASKAQIDEQSDIVREIAANHGGGEFQWANLQEERSRLWTPRHHAYFACLQLKAGSRSLTTDACVPLSALAQCVEETQADIAAHGLLAPVFGHVGDGNFHCLVLVDPNDAAENEAAEAFSHRLVQRALRHGGTSTGEHGVGLHKMQYLLEEHGVHTVGLMRAIKQALDPHDIFNPGKIIGPAEAVHTHQET, from the coding sequence ATGGATGCGGTTGTGAGTCCCCCTGCGCGCGCGAAAAAACGCCGCGCACCCTCGAGCGAACTGCTCGCGCAGCTGCAGCGCCGCTTCGGCGAACGCTGCTCGACCAGCCAGGCCGTGCTGCTGCAGCACGGCACCGACGAATCGGCCTACCTGCCGCAGCCGCCCGATGCGGTCGTCTTCGTGCAGAGCACCGACGAGGTGGCCTTCGTCGTCAGGGCTTGTGCGCGGGAGCGCGTGCCGGTCATCGGCTTCGGCGTGGGCTCGTCGGTCGAAGGGCATCTGCTCGCGGTGGAAGGCGGCGTGTGCGTCGACTTCTCGCAGATGAACAAGGTGCTGGCGATTCGTTCCGACGACCTCACGGCCACCGTCGAGGCCGGTGTGACGCGTGGGCAACTGAACACGGCGCTGCTGGAAACCGGCTTCTTCTTCTCGGTCGATCCGGGAGCCGACGCGTCCATCGGCGGCATGGTCGCGACGGCCGCCTCGGGCACGAACACCGTGCGCTACGGCACGATGCGCGACAACCTCGTGAGCCTTACCGTGGTCACCGCGAACGGCGACGTGGTGCGCACCGCATCGCAGGCGCGCAAGAGCTCGGCGGGCTACAACCTCACGCAGCTCTATTGCGGCTCCGAAGGCACGCTGGGCCTCATCACCGAAGCGACCGTGCGGCTGCATCCGCACCCCGAGGCCTATGCGGCGGCGGTGGTGCATTTCCCGACGGTGGCCGCGGCGGTCGATTGCGTGATCGAGTCGATCCAGATGGGCGTGCCGCTCGCGCGCGCCGAGATGCTGGATGCGCTCACCATCCGCGCCGTCAACGCGCACAGCCGCACCGCGCTGCACGAAAGCCCCACGCTCTTCCTCGAATTCGGCGCGAGCAAGGCGCAGATCGACGAGCAGTCGGACATCGTTCGCGAGATCGCGGCCAATCACGGCGGCGGCGAATTTCAGTGGGCCAATCTGCAGGAAGAGCGCTCGCGCCTGTGGACGCCGCGTCATCACGCTTACTTCGCGTGCCTGCAATTGAAGGCCGGCAGCCGCAGCCTGACCACCGATGCCTGCGTGCCGCTGTCGGCCCTGGCGCAGTGCGTGGAAGAAACGCAGGCGGATATCGCCGCGCACGGCCTGCTCGCACCCGTGTTCGGCCACGTCGGCGACGGCAATTTCCATTGCCTCGTGCTGGTCGATCCGAACGATGCGGCAGAGAACGAAGCGGCCGAGGCCTTCAGCCACCGGCTCGTGCAGCGCGCGCTGCGCCACGGCGGCACATCGACCGGCGAGCACGGCGTGGGGCTTCACAAGATGCAGTACCTCCTCGAGGAACACGGCGTGCACACCGTCGGGCTGATGCGCGCGATCAAGCAGGCGCTGGACCCGCACGACATCTTCAACCCCGGAAAGATCATCGGCCCGGCCGAGGCTGTCCATACCCACCAGGAGACATAA